A portion of the Osmia lignaria lignaria isolate PbOS001 chromosome 15, iyOsmLign1, whole genome shotgun sequence genome contains these proteins:
- the ssh gene encoding protein phosphatase Slingshot isoform X7, giving the protein MDSLESRRPPSPDSVRTKPRERDETERVIRSTLKEIMMSVDLDEVTSKYIRGRLEEDLDMDLGEFKPFIDQEMLTILGQMDAPTEIFDHVYLGSEWNASNLEELQKNGVRHILNVTREIDNFFPGMFTYLNVRVYDDEKTDLLKHWDDTYKYITKARKEGSKVLVHCKMGVSRSASVVIAYAMKAYNWDFSQAWKHVKEKRNCIKPNNSFLLQLETYQGILDAMKNKEKLQRSKSDTNLKSPTSTKDQAKKEEKSDNVDNGLQAVSGSELKKTSQRPKSWSPNVKISETMLPSVPLSQSLESIDKAGSTEVTREDLLRSSSQKPGMAQEARNVLMPCDNGQSYSVSQNQIFHLPTHPADSPSVKHRVSKLETQGQRRKGLVLNLTNQFEAVSSKPSSPSSDSDNKPLLPSPVSDVNENGLAQQTEVKQEVWDPGEKREPKKTENGNDSECLVWTASSSDATCNDSCSNGKTNGEVSGESEYVGTMTMSVYPGCLSRKSAKKDGDPFSTQVDRVFDREERQGEPVTRDSPSRQSSWSSYDSAVVLDNNSVHSSWATLPSRNSSWGSYDMRPSDLLGSSGLFPYDKEEIPWHPGTVKRTKQKLEENTSSGTVKRVCTQNSDNEDKDRLAVEEDSYNPVLLHHTASPTPRRRDSSPSQEHNLKVEPTPVRNSPSPIRGIDISPASIRQIGRLSTSAPAPSSLSSDSDLPSSLRSCRSESETSSPCVINTTQCTSVKHHKMVLEKLSNKSMFNKRCLSVDDSPEAECPRSTSGIVKNLKKEFEAKSTKLEKSPESSFEGESSMVGRPKRDVKIRSLPSSPVIPHNESKIQTPSETKEKEKPSDSVSQVCSQDSSEDRSVRVLVGKYEVKPDSRKSSEIQLRVHKDKDWEAVDTPNLAKSKATPEYSRRSAPIMINNHSSPLFPEGPEAPGRPPVPSAGVVAASKKQQQHGRTHPLARLQVRPRHSSPVYNTM; this is encoded by the exons ATGGACAGCCTCGAATCACGGAGACCACCGTCGCCTGATAGCGTGCGCACCAA GCCCAGGGAGAGGGACGAGACTGAACGCGTGATCCGATCGACGTTGAAAGAGATCATGATGTCGGTGGACCTCGACGAGGTAACCTCGAAGTATATTCGAGGTCGTCTCGAGGAAGACCTCGACATGGATCTCGGCGAGTTCAAGCCGTTTATCGATCAGGAGATGCTCACCATTCTGGGTCAAATGGACGCGCCGACGGAAATATTCGACCACGTTTACTTAGGAAGCGAGTGGAACGCGAGCAACTTAGAGGAGCTCCAGAAGAATGG TGTCAGGCATATTCTGAACGTTACTCGGGAGATCGACAACTTCTTTCCCGGGATGTTTACGTACTTGAACGTCCGCGTGTACGACGACGAGAAGACGGACTTGTTGAAGCACTGGGACGACACGTACAAGTACATCACGAAGGCAAGGAAGGAAGGCTCGAAGGTGTTGGTGCACTGCAAGATGGGGGTGTCCAGATCCGCCTCGGTGGTGATCGCGTACGCGATGAAGGCGTACAATTGGGACTTCTCGCAGGCGTGGAAGCACGTGAAGGAGAAGCGTAACTGCATCAAGCCGAACAACAGCTTCCTGCTGCAGTTGGAGACCTACCAGGGTATATTGGACGCGATGAAGAACAAGGAGAAACTTCAGAGGTCCAAGTCGGACACTAACTTGAAGTCTCCGACATCTACGAAGGATCAAGCGAAAAAGGAGGAGAAGTCCGACAACGTGGACAACGGATTGCAAGCTGTTTCAGGTTCTGAACTGAAGAAGACCAGTCAGAGGCCGAAGAGTTGGTCGCCGAACGTGAAGATCAGCGAAACCATGTTGCCTTCTG TTCCCCTTTCGCAGTCCCTCGAAAGCATCGACAAGGCAGGAAGCACGGAAGTGACCAGGGAGGATCTTCTTCGTTCCAGCAGTCAGAAGCCGGGTATGGCGCAGGAGGCGCGAAACGTGTTGATGCCATGCGACAACGGGCAATCGTACAGCGTTTCGCAGAATCAAATCTTTCACCTGCCTACCCATCCGGCGGACTCGCCTAGCGTGAAGCACCGAGTCAGCAAGCTCGAGACGCAGGGTCAGAGGAGGAAAGGTTTGGTGCTGAACCTGACGAATCAGTTCGAAGCGGTTAGCAGCAAACCGTCTTCCCCGAGCTCGGACTCGGACAACAAACCGCTGCTGCCGAGTCCCGTGTCGGATGTTAACGAAAACGGGCTGGCGCAGCAGACGGAAGTGAAACAAGAGGTGTGGGATCCTGGTGAGAAACGCGAACCGAAGAAAACGGAGAACGGTAACGATAGTGAATGTCTAGTCTGGACTGCATCGTCGTCCGATGCAACGTGTAACGATTCGTGTAGTAACGGTAAGACTAACGGGGAAGTGAGTGGGGAGAGTGAGTACGTCGGGACGATGACGATGTCGGTATACCCCGGCTGTTTGTCGCGGAAATCGGCGAAGAAGGACGGGGATCCTTTTAGTACGCAGGTCGACAGAGTGTTCGATCGCGAGGAAAGGCAAGGGGAGCCGGTCACCAGGGACTCTCCGAGTCGGCAAAGCTCTTGGAGCAGTTACGACAGTGCCGTGGTTCTAGATAATAATTCGGTGCACAGTTCGTGGGCCACGTTACCCTCGAGGAACAGTTCTTGGGGTTCGTACGATATGCGACCTTCGGATCTGCTCGGTTCCAGTGGTCTTTTCCCTTACGACAAGGAAGAGATACCTTGGCACCCGGGTACGGTGAAGCGGACCAAACAGAAACTCGAAGAGAACACCAGCTCAGGTACGGTGAAGCGGGTGTGCACGCAGAATTCCGATAACGAGGACAAGGACAGATTGGCCGTCGAAGAAGATTCCTACAATCCGGTACTCTTACACCACACGGCGTCCCCTACACCGCGTAGAAGGGACTCCTCGCCTAGCCAGGAGCATAACTTAAAAGTAGAACCCACCCCGGTTAGAAACTCGCCGAGTCCGATCAGAGGGATCGACATCTCGCCCGCGTCGATTCGTCAGATCGGTCGACTGTCCACCAGTGCCCCGGCCCCATCCTCTCTCTCCTCGGACTCGGACCTCCCCTCGTCCTTAAGATCCTGCAGGTCAGAGAGCGAAACGTCGAGTCCTTGCGTGATCAACACCACTCAGTGTACCTCTGTGAAGCATCACAAGATGGTGCTGGAGAAGCTGAGTAACAAGTCCATGTTCAACAAGCGTTGCCTCTCCGTCGACGACTCCCCCGAGGCTGAATGTCCGCGAAGCACCTCGGGTATCGTGAAGAATCTGAAGAAGGAATTCGAGGCGAAATCGACGAAGCTAGAGAAGAGTCCCGAGAGTAGTTTCGAAGGGGAGTCGTCGATGGTCGGCCGACCGAAGAGGGACGTCAAGATCCGAAGTTTACCCTCGTCGCCAGTGATCCCTCACAATGAATCAAAGATTCAGACCCCGTCCGAAACCAAAGAGAAGGAGAAGCCGAGCGATAGTGTATCGCAGGTGTGCTCGCAGGACAGTTCGGAGGACCGGTCGGTCAGGGTGCTAGTGGGCAAGTACGAGGTGAAACCAGACTCTAGGAAGTCCTCGGAGATCCAGCTGCGCGTGCACAAGGACAAGGATTGGGAGGCTGTGGATACACCGAATTTGGCAAAGAGCAAAGCCACTCCCGAGTACAGTAGAAGGTCAGCCCCGATCATGATCAATAATCACTCGTCCCCTCTGTTCCCCGAGGGACCGGAAGCACCCGGTAGGCCACCTGTTCCCTCGGCCGGAGTGGTGGCAGCTAGCAAGAAGCAACAACAGCACGGCAGGACGCATCCTCTTGCCAGGCTGCAGGTTAGGCCTAGGCACAGCAGTCCGGTATACAACACCATGTAG